A region from the Dinoroseobacter shibae DFL 12 = DSM 16493 genome encodes:
- a CDS encoding TRAP transporter small permease subunit, with protein MAGQSSAAEARTGDNLFLKAVAALSTLAGWLSAAMIVIAVGITCQMIFIRFVLNGSTVWQTEAVVYLMVGATLMGLPYVQRLRGHVNVDLIPLMMSRRLRRVMAIFTLCVSIAIIGVMLFYGYEYWHFAWERGWRSDTVWGPKLWIPYLAIPLGFGLLMLQLIADLVAVLLRIDTPFGLGEDA; from the coding sequence ATGGCAGGGCAAAGCTCTGCCGCCGAGGCCCGGACAGGCGACAACCTGTTCCTGAAGGCCGTGGCGGCGCTTTCCACACTCGCAGGTTGGTTGTCCGCAGCGATGATCGTCATCGCCGTCGGAATCACCTGCCAGATGATCTTCATCCGCTTCGTGCTGAACGGCTCCACCGTGTGGCAGACCGAGGCGGTGGTCTACCTGATGGTGGGCGCGACCCTGATGGGCCTACCGTACGTGCAACGTCTGCGCGGTCATGTGAATGTCGACTTGATCCCGCTGATGATGAGCCGTCGCCTGCGCCGGGTCATGGCGATTTTCACTCTTTGTGTCTCGATTGCCATCATCGGGGTGATGCTGTTTTACGGCTATGAATACTGGCACTTCGCGTGGGAACGCGGCTGGCGTTCGGACACGGTCTGGGGCCCCAAGCTGTGGATCCCCTACCTCGCCATCCCCCTCGGGTTCGGCCTGCTGATGCTGCAACTGATTGCCGATCTCGTCGCGGTTCTGCTGCGCATCGACACCCCCTTCGGTCTCGGGGAGGACGCCTGA